The Aurantiacibacter gangjinensis genome includes a region encoding these proteins:
- a CDS encoding cytochrome c oxidase subunit 3 has product MAGAKNHDFHILAPDIWPIVGAFSALIFTSGMVLMMHDDYFGDAWRIVLGLGIAGLIATFWGWFAKVVNEAEGGDHTPVVQLHMRYGMILFIASEVMFFVGWFWAWFDFALFPAPLEMVDEGIWQNLIGQEGAAALVQFPPDGIEVLPAFELPLLNTLILLCSGTTVTYAHHSLINGDREGLKKGLWYTIALGVLFTAIQAYEYSHAAFGFGGNTYSSAFYMATGFHGFHVLVGTIFLIVCLARTYKGHFTPRQHFGFEAAAWYWHFVDVVWLFLFVTVYVWGGWGATVH; this is encoded by the coding sequence ATGGCAGGTGCCAAGAACCACGACTTTCACATCCTAGCCCCCGACATCTGGCCGATCGTCGGTGCGTTCTCCGCGCTGATCTTCACCAGCGGCATGGTGCTGATGATGCACGATGACTATTTCGGCGATGCCTGGCGCATCGTGCTGGGTCTGGGAATTGCCGGCCTGATCGCCACCTTCTGGGGCTGGTTCGCCAAGGTCGTGAACGAGGCCGAAGGCGGCGATCATACACCCGTCGTGCAGCTGCACATGCGTTACGGCATGATCCTGTTCATCGCGTCCGAAGTCATGTTCTTCGTCGGCTGGTTCTGGGCTTGGTTCGATTTCGCGCTGTTCCCCGCGCCGCTGGAAATGGTGGACGAAGGCATCTGGCAGAACCTGATCGGCCAGGAAGGCGCGGCTGCGCTGGTGCAGTTCCCGCCGGACGGCATCGAAGTGCTGCCGGCTTTTGAGCTTCCCCTGCTCAATACGCTGATCCTGCTGTGCTCCGGCACTACGGTGACCTATGCGCACCACTCCCTGATCAATGGCGACCGTGAAGGTCTGAAGAAGGGCCTGTGGTACACCATCGCGCTTGGCGTGCTGTTTACCGCCATCCAGGCTTACGAATACAGCCACGCGGCCTTCGGCTTCGGCGGCAACACCTATTCCAGCGCCTTTTATATGGCGACCGGTTTCCACGGCTTCCACGTCCTGGTCGGCACGATCTTCCTGATCGTGTGCCTCGCGCGCACCTATAAGGGCCACTTCACACCGCGCCAGCACTTCGGCTTCGAAGCGGCGGCTTGGTACTGGCACTTCGTCGACGTGGTGTGGCTGTTCCTCTTCGTGACCGTTTACGTCTGGGGCGGCTGGGGCGCGACCGTTCACTAG
- the ctaD gene encoding cytochrome c oxidase subunit I, protein MATTAEGFPAHDGDKTAHGGHHHDADHKPGFFARWFMSTNHKDIGTLYLIFSIIAGVIGGAISGLMRAELGAPGLQVMGDVVNFLGGDGASFDQQGHMWNVLITAHGLIMVFFMVMPAMIGGFGNWFVPLMIGAPDMAFPRMNNISFWLTVVGFLSLLFSLFVPGGTGYGAGVGWTVYAPLSTTGSVGPAVDFAIFSLHLAGAGSILGATNFITTIFNMRAPGMTLHKMPLFVWSVLVTAFLLLLALPVLAAAITMLLTDRNFGTTFFNPDGGGDPVLYQHLFWFFGHPEVYIMILPGFGMISQIVATFSRKPVFGYLGMAYAMVAIGVVGFIVWAHHMYTVGLDVNTKMYFTAATMVIAVPTGIKIFSWIATMWGGSIEFKSPMVWAMGFIFLFTVGGVTGVVLANGGIDDNLHDTYYVVAHFHYVLSMGAVFSMFAGWYYWFPKMSGRWHSEFLSHLHFWTFFVGVNIIFFPMHFLGLQGMPRRYPDFTPAYAYWNEIATFGYAIMAGSMLIFFANIIYAFTVGKRAAANYWGEGATTLEWSLSSPPPFHQFETLPVIEEHHTPDDHISDKPATA, encoded by the coding sequence ATGGCTACCACAGCTGAAGGCTTCCCGGCTCACGACGGCGACAAGACGGCGCATGGCGGACATCACCACGATGCCGACCACAAGCCAGGCTTTTTCGCCCGCTGGTTCATGTCGACGAACCACAAGGACATCGGCACGCTCTACCTGATCTTCTCGATCATTGCGGGTGTGATCGGCGGTGCCATTTCCGGCCTGATGCGTGCGGAGCTTGGCGCTCCCGGCCTGCAGGTGATGGGCGATGTCGTCAATTTCCTGGGCGGCGACGGCGCAAGCTTCGACCAGCAGGGCCATATGTGGAACGTGCTGATTACGGCGCACGGCCTTATCATGGTGTTCTTCATGGTCATGCCTGCCATGATCGGCGGTTTCGGAAACTGGTTCGTGCCGCTGATGATCGGCGCGCCGGACATGGCCTTCCCGCGCATGAACAATATCAGCTTCTGGCTGACGGTGGTGGGCTTCCTCTCGCTGTTGTTCTCGCTCTTCGTGCCCGGCGGCACGGGCTATGGCGCGGGTGTCGGCTGGACGGTCTATGCACCGCTTTCAACGACGGGCTCCGTGGGTCCGGCAGTCGATTTCGCGATCTTCTCGCTGCACCTTGCAGGTGCCGGCTCGATCCTCGGTGCGACCAACTTCATTACCACCATCTTCAACATGCGTGCCCCCGGCATGACGCTGCACAAGATGCCGTTGTTCGTATGGTCGGTGTTGGTGACCGCCTTCCTGCTGCTGCTGGCTCTGCCGGTGCTGGCCGCGGCCATCACCATGCTGTTGACGGACCGCAATTTCGGCACGACCTTCTTCAACCCCGATGGCGGTGGTGACCCGGTTCTCTACCAGCACCTGTTCTGGTTCTTCGGCCACCCCGAAGTGTACATCATGATCCTGCCGGGCTTCGGCATGATCAGCCAGATCGTCGCGACCTTCAGCCGCAAGCCGGTGTTCGGCTATCTCGGCATGGCCTATGCCATGGTCGCGATCGGTGTTGTCGGCTTTATCGTGTGGGCGCACCACATGTATACGGTCGGCCTCGACGTGAACACGAAGATGTATTTCACTGCCGCGACAATGGTGATCGCCGTGCCGACGGGTATCAAGATCTTCAGCTGGATCGCCACCATGTGGGGCGGCTCCATCGAGTTCAAATCCCCGATGGTTTGGGCCATGGGCTTCATCTTCCTGTTCACCGTCGGCGGCGTGACCGGCGTGGTGCTCGCCAATGGCGGCATCGACGACAACCTCCACGACACCTATTACGTGGTGGCGCACTTCCACTACGTGCTGTCGATGGGTGCAGTCTTCTCGATGTTCGCGGGCTGGTATTACTGGTTCCCCAAAATGTCCGGCCGCTGGCACTCGGAATTCCTAAGCCACCTGCATTTCTGGACGTTCTTCGTGGGCGTGAACATCATCTTCTTCCCGATGCACTTCCTCGGCCTGCAGGGCATGCCGCGCCGCTATCCCGATTTCACACCGGCGTATGCTTACTGGAATGAGATCGCGACCTTCGGCTACGCCATCATGGCAGGCTCGATGCTGATCTTCTTCGCGAACATCATCTACGCCTTTACCGTGGGCAAGCGTGCAGCCGCCAACTACTGGGGCGAGGGCGCGACGACGCTGGAATGGAGCCTTTCCAGCCCGCCGCCGTTCCACCAGTTCGAAACGCTGCCGGTGATCGAAGAACACCACACGCCGGACGATCACATCAGCGACAAGCCTGCGACTGCATAA
- a CDS encoding dihydroneopterin aldolase, giving the protein MADSLHLELADFVHDVHTGIYSEETGKPQPLRFTVRAKLKALDRYDPDTPLEQSKNYMDLKFACSEALGTRHYKLIEAVADHVCETLFLQDERLEEISVKIVKLALSEADEQIGITLVRERR; this is encoded by the coding sequence ATGGCCGACAGCCTCCATCTCGAACTCGCCGATTTCGTGCATGACGTGCACACCGGCATCTATTCGGAAGAAACCGGCAAGCCGCAGCCGCTGCGCTTCACCGTGCGGGCGAAACTGAAGGCGCTAGATCGCTACGATCCCGATACGCCGCTGGAGCAGTCCAAGAATTACATGGATTTGAAATTCGCTTGCTCCGAAGCGCTCGGCACGCGGCATTACAAGCTGATAGAAGCGGTGGCGGACCATGTTTGCGAGACGCTGTTCCTGCAGGACGAGCGGCTGGAAGAGATCAGCGTCAAGATCGTGAAGCTGGCTCTGTCAGAGGCGGATGAGCAGATCGGCATCACGCTGGTGAGGGAACGGCGCTGA
- the thrC gene encoding threonine synthase, whose amino-acid sequence MRYISTRADAPQLDFEGVTLAGLASDGGLYLPEEWPSFSGFEIQQMSGLTYVELAVRVMTPFVEGSLSESELHDLCEKAYGRFAHRAVTPLVQLDHQHHLLELFHGPTLAFKDVALQLLGGLFEHFLSKTDDHLTIVGATSGDTGSAAIDGVAGRERIDIFMLHPEGRVSEVQRRQMTTVHADNVHNIAIKGSFDDAQAMVKRMFVDPDMTGDYRIGAVNSINWARLMAQVVYYFAAALQLGAPSRKVAFSVPTGNFGDVFAGYVAAKMGLPIERLIVATNVNDIIHRALSTGDYSAGDVTPTQSPSMDIQVSSNFERLLFDLGGRDGAAIAAQMRGFEAERSMHLTNAQREGASALFASERVDEDATAEAMAWAKAECGEVLDPHTAIGLAAARKAGVGPGIPVVTLATAHPAKFPDAVEAATGIRPELPERVGDLFEREERYTALPGDYEAVRDFIREHATRSA is encoded by the coding sequence ATGCGATACATCTCCACCCGCGCCGATGCACCGCAACTCGATTTTGAAGGCGTAACGCTGGCAGGCCTTGCCAGCGATGGCGGACTGTATCTGCCCGAAGAATGGCCAAGTTTTTCCGGGTTCGAGATCCAGCAAATGTCCGGCCTGACCTATGTCGAGCTGGCAGTGCGGGTGATGACACCTTTCGTCGAGGGCAGCCTGTCCGAGAGCGAACTGCACGACCTGTGCGAGAAAGCCTATGGTCGTTTCGCCCACCGCGCCGTTACCCCGCTTGTGCAGCTCGACCACCAGCATCACCTGCTGGAGCTGTTTCATGGTCCGACGCTCGCCTTCAAGGACGTGGCGCTGCAATTGCTCGGCGGCCTGTTCGAGCATTTCCTTTCTAAAACCGATGACCACCTGACCATCGTCGGCGCGACCAGCGGCGATACCGGCAGCGCCGCGATCGACGGCGTGGCGGGGCGCGAGCGGATCGATATTTTCATGCTGCACCCAGAGGGCCGCGTCAGTGAGGTGCAGCGACGCCAGATGACCACGGTCCACGCGGACAATGTGCACAACATCGCGATCAAGGGCAGCTTCGACGACGCGCAGGCCATGGTGAAGCGCATGTTCGTCGATCCCGATATGACCGGCGATTATCGCATCGGCGCGGTCAATTCGATCAACTGGGCCCGGCTGATGGCGCAGGTCGTGTATTACTTTGCCGCCGCGCTGCAATTGGGCGCGCCCAGCCGCAAGGTCGCCTTCAGCGTACCGACGGGCAATTTCGGCGACGTGTTTGCAGGCTATGTCGCGGCGAAAATGGGCCTGCCGATAGAGCGGCTGATCGTGGCGACGAATGTCAACGATATTATCCACCGCGCGCTCTCGACCGGCGACTATTCGGCGGGCGATGTCACGCCGACGCAATCACCCAGCATGGATATCCAGGTCAGCTCCAATTTCGAGCGACTGCTCTTCGATCTGGGCGGACGCGATGGTGCTGCCATCGCCGCGCAGATGCGAGGCTTCGAAGCGGAGCGGAGCATGCATCTCACCAACGCGCAGCGGGAGGGAGCGAGCGCACTCTTCGCTTCGGAAAGGGTGGACGAAGACGCGACTGCCGAGGCAATGGCGTGGGCGAAGGCGGAATGCGGCGAAGTGCTCGATCCGCACACCGCCATCGGCCTTGCCGCAGCGCGCAAGGCGGGCGTGGGGCCGGGCATCCCGGTGGTGACGCTGGCGACGGCGCATCCCGCGAAGTTTCCCGATGCGGTAGAAGCGGCAACCGGGATCCGGCCAGAGCTGCCGGAGAGGGTGGGCGACCTGTTCGAGCGGGAGGAGCGCTACACGGCTTTGCCGGGGGATTACGAGGCCGTGCGTGACTTCATCCGCGAGCATGCTACGCGGAGCGCCTGA
- a CDS encoding DUF1499 domain-containing protein yields MSEPTTTETTATPTATATGDTAAKKRTASFYIGAFALGGALLAVAIALIMLTLARYGVIGKLTGFQWYVYATYIAGASAVIGLVGLLLAYILKSRGRRRSAGALVVGLAMVGIFYVMVLRPAQSAPFLHDVTTDIDDPPQFSAITLREDNLDQFEGSEEAWKSAHREGYPTLGPVIIDKLPELVIADARAIAEERGWDIVEFDPEAGRLEAVAYAGFIRFKDDVLVEATAIADGSTRVDMRSVSQVGGSDLGYNADRIRSFMAELQTAE; encoded by the coding sequence ATGAGCGAGCCGACGACGACCGAGACCACCGCAACCCCGACTGCGACCGCGACTGGCGACACGGCTGCGAAAAAGCGCACCGCCAGCTTCTATATCGGCGCCTTTGCACTGGGCGGAGCGCTTCTGGCCGTCGCCATCGCGCTCATCATGCTGACCCTCGCGCGCTACGGCGTGATCGGCAAGCTGACCGGCTTCCAATGGTATGTCTACGCGACTTACATCGCCGGGGCATCGGCGGTGATAGGCCTGGTCGGCTTGTTGCTGGCATACATCCTGAAAAGCCGCGGCCGTCGCCGCTCCGCAGGCGCGCTGGTGGTGGGCCTCGCGATGGTCGGCATTTTCTACGTCATGGTGCTGCGCCCTGCGCAGAGCGCGCCTTTCCTGCATGATGTGACCACCGATATCGACGATCCGCCGCAATTCAGCGCCATCACGCTGCGCGAGGACAATCTCGACCAGTTCGAAGGCAGCGAGGAAGCTTGGAAATCCGCGCACCGCGAGGGCTATCCGACGCTCGGCCCGGTCATCATCGACAAGCTGCCCGAACTGGTGATCGCCGATGCCCGCGCCATCGCCGAAGAGCGAGGCTGGGACATTGTCGAATTCGATCCCGAAGCGGGCCGTCTGGAAGCCGTCGCCTATGCAGGCTTCATCCGCTTCAAGGACGATGTGCTGGTGGAAGCGACCGCCATCGCCGATGGCAGCACGCGGGTGGACATGCGCTCGGTCAGCCAGGTGGGCGGCAGCGATCTGGGCTATAATGCCGACCGCATCCGTAGCTTCATGGCGGAGTTGCAGACGGCCGAATAG
- a CDS encoding class I SAM-dependent methyltransferase, which yields MAKLVREPVVMEGEGWDGYRLLDSGHGRKLESFGPHRFIRPEPQAMWTPRHGGDGWQADSEFIPGSDEDGGGRWTPAPHLPEGGWPVSWDDVSFTAQPTPFRHLAFFPDMAPVWNWMREQLAGREDAETLNLFGYTGVGSLALSRHGRVTHVDASKKSVAQARENAVLSGMEDRPIRWLVDDAAKFTAREVRRGNRYDGIILDPPKFGRGPKNETWRLEEGLPDLIRDCRQLLDGNSRFLFLTVYAVRMSSLAIAGLVEEVFADLPGTIEHGDLAIREEGENGRLLPTAIFARWSAKG from the coding sequence ATGGCGAAACTGGTGCGCGAACCCGTGGTGATGGAAGGCGAGGGCTGGGACGGCTATCGCCTGCTGGATAGCGGCCATGGTCGCAAGCTTGAAAGCTTCGGTCCGCATCGCTTCATCCGTCCCGAACCGCAGGCCATGTGGACCCCGCGCCACGGCGGCGATGGCTGGCAGGCCGATAGCGAATTCATTCCGGGCTCGGACGAGGATGGCGGCGGTCGCTGGACGCCCGCCCCGCATTTGCCCGAAGGCGGCTGGCCCGTAAGCTGGGACGATGTGAGCTTCACCGCGCAGCCTACGCCGTTTCGTCACCTCGCCTTCTTCCCCGACATGGCGCCGGTGTGGAACTGGATGCGCGAGCAGTTGGCAGGCCGCGAGGATGCGGAGACGCTGAACCTCTTCGGCTATACCGGCGTCGGCTCGCTCGCCCTGTCGCGCCACGGCCGCGTGACGCATGTCGATGCGAGCAAGAAATCGGTTGCGCAGGCGCGGGAGAACGCCGTGCTTTCCGGAATGGAGGACCGCCCCATTCGCTGGCTGGTGGACGATGCCGCCAAGTTCACCGCGCGTGAGGTGCGACGTGGCAATCGCTATGACGGCATCATCCTCGATCCGCCGAAATTCGGTCGCGGCCCCAAAAACGAGACGTGGCGGCTGGAGGAAGGTCTGCCCGACCTCATCCGCGATTGCCGCCAACTGCTCGATGGCAACAGCCGCTTCCTGTTCCTCACCGTCTACGCCGTGCGCATGAGCAGCCTCGCCATCGCCGGACTGGTGGAGGAAGTGTTCGCCGACCTGCCTGGCACCATCGAACATGGCGATCTCGCCATCCGCGAAGAAGGCGAAAACGGCCGCCTTCTCCCCACGGCGATTTTCGCGCGGTGGAGTGCTAAGGGATGA
- a CDS encoding SURF1 family cytochrome oxidase biogenesis protein: MSARRIPIIATIIVVAAAAVMVVLGFWQLDRREEKAAQIAQYAVAADLPTIERFPDAALFRDPSRFESLLFRTVRMDCSNARRWRGVAGRSENGHSGYAHRYLCQQSPFGMNGEPDPDSPDIHATIGWSRGPQEPEWSGDVVIGVLAPAGDDYEVVLTQPQAGLEALARPDPGDLPNNHLAYAGQWFFFALTSLVIYWLALRRRWRDQG; encoded by the coding sequence ATGAGCGCGCGCCGCATCCCGATTATCGCCACGATCATCGTGGTCGCCGCGGCGGCGGTCATGGTGGTTCTTGGCTTCTGGCAGCTGGATCGCCGGGAAGAGAAGGCGGCGCAGATCGCGCAATACGCCGTCGCAGCGGACCTGCCGACGATAGAGCGTTTTCCCGATGCGGCGCTGTTTCGCGATCCTTCGCGTTTCGAGAGCCTGCTTTTCCGGACCGTGCGGATGGACTGCAGCAATGCGCGGCGATGGCGCGGCGTGGCGGGGCGCAGCGAAAATGGCCATTCCGGTTATGCGCACAGATACCTCTGCCAGCAATCGCCCTTCGGCATGAATGGCGAGCCCGACCCGGACAGCCCCGATATCCATGCCACTATAGGCTGGTCGCGCGGGCCGCAGGAGCCCGAATGGTCGGGCGACGTCGTGATCGGCGTTCTCGCCCCTGCGGGCGATGATTACGAGGTGGTTCTGACCCAGCCGCAAGCTGGGTTGGAGGCGCTGGCTCGCCCCGATCCGGGCGACCTGCCTAATAACCATCTCGCCTATGCCGGGCAGTGGTTCTTCTTCGCGCTGACATCGCTTGTCATCTACTGGCTCGCCCTGCGCCGCCGCTGGCGCGACCAAGGCTGA
- a CDS encoding SecDF P1 head subdomain-containing protein, giving the protein MMRVIAAALLSLPLATPTHGQESDQDARFGSLRLCADTVTDARIEQDEASGQMLLLLTFSPEAAAKVAEMTTAAIGDVIVLRLADEIISEPRVYEPILGGELQVWGTEIETMERLLPAVREACPAA; this is encoded by the coding sequence ATGATGCGCGTCATTGCAGCAGCATTGCTGAGCCTGCCACTCGCAACGCCGACTCACGGGCAGGAGTCAGACCAAGATGCGCGCTTCGGCTCGCTTCGCCTGTGCGCCGATACCGTGACTGATGCGCGTATCGAACAGGACGAAGCTTCCGGTCAGATGCTCCTGCTGCTGACATTCTCGCCCGAAGCGGCGGCGAAAGTTGCCGAGATGACCACAGCGGCCATCGGAGACGTTATTGTTCTGCGCTTGGCCGACGAAATCATTTCCGAACCGAGGGTCTACGAGCCGATACTTGGAGGCGAGTTGCAGGTTTGGGGCACAGAAATCGAAACGATGGAGCGCTTGCTGCCGGCGGTAAGGGAAGCCTGCCCGGCTGCCTGA
- the moaA gene encoding GTP 3',8-cyclase MoaA — MSCQRPLIDAFDRRITYLRLSVTDRCDLRCAYCMPERMQFLPKKEVLSLEELYRLSLAFVERGVTKIRLTGGEPLVRRDMIDLVRALGRRLGDGLDELTLTTNGTRLAEFAGPLFEAGVRRVNVSLDTLDSERFETLSRRDRLDDVMHGIAEAQRVGLSVKINTVGLKGINDVEIPALVEWAHGAGHDMTLIEVMPLGEVDGERVDHYLPLTEVREQLEQRFTLTDSTYRTGGPARYVRVEETGGRLGFITPLTNNFCASCNRIRVTATGQLYACLGGAEKVDLRAAMRSDAPEENLAAALDEAMRIKPERHTFRIAPGEAPAQPRHMSMTGG, encoded by the coding sequence ATGAGCTGCCAGCGCCCCCTGATCGACGCCTTTGATCGCCGCATCACCTATCTGCGCCTTTCAGTGACGGATCGCTGCGACCTGCGATGCGCCTATTGCATGCCCGAGCGCATGCAGTTCTTGCCGAAGAAAGAGGTCCTGAGCCTCGAAGAGCTGTATCGTCTCTCGCTTGCCTTCGTCGAGCGGGGCGTGACCAAAATCCGCCTGACCGGCGGCGAGCCGCTGGTGCGCCGCGACATGATCGATCTGGTACGCGCGCTGGGCCGCAGGCTGGGAGACGGTCTGGACGAGCTGACTCTTACGACCAACGGCACCCGGCTGGCGGAGTTTGCCGGGCCGCTGTTCGAAGCAGGCGTGCGGCGCGTGAATGTCAGTCTGGATACGCTCGACAGTGAACGGTTCGAAACGCTTTCGCGGCGCGACCGGCTGGACGATGTGATGCATGGCATCGCGGAGGCGCAGCGCGTGGGGCTTTCTGTCAAAATCAACACTGTCGGATTGAAGGGCATCAACGATGTCGAAATTCCGGCACTCGTCGAGTGGGCGCACGGTGCGGGCCACGACATGACGCTGATCGAGGTCATGCCGCTGGGTGAAGTGGATGGCGAGCGCGTGGACCACTATCTGCCGCTGACCGAGGTGCGAGAGCAGCTGGAGCAGCGCTTCACCCTGACTGACAGCACATATCGTACCGGCGGGCCTGCGCGCTATGTGCGCGTGGAGGAAACGGGCGGGCGGCTGGGCTTCATTACCCCGCTAACCAACAATTTCTGCGCCAGCTGCAACCGCATCCGCGTGACCGCGACGGGCCAGCTTTATGCCTGCCTCGGCGGCGCGGAAAAGGTGGACCTGCGCGCCGCCATGCGCTCCGATGCGCCGGAGGAGAACCTCGCCGCCGCGCTGGACGAGGCGATGCGGATCAAGCCCGAACGCCACACTTTCCGCATCGCGCCCGGCGAAGCACCGGCGCAGCCGCGGCATATGTCGATGACGGGCGGATGA
- a CDS encoding MoaD/ThiS family protein — MMAITIVFLGKLADHAGEPSREVPAPLDWAQLLASLEPDLAQAVTADTVRIAVNGTLLADKTALDAKDGAEIALLPPVSGG, encoded by the coding sequence ATGATGGCGATTACCATCGTCTTTCTCGGCAAACTTGCGGACCATGCGGGCGAGCCATCGCGCGAAGTGCCCGCTCCGCTCGATTGGGCACAACTGCTTGCCAGTCTCGAACCCGATCTGGCCCAGGCCGTGACTGCCGATACGGTGCGGATTGCTGTGAACGGCACCTTGCTGGCCGACAAAACCGCCCTCGACGCGAAAGACGGTGCGGAGATCGCGCTGCTGCCGCCCGTCAGCGGCGGCTGA
- a CDS encoding cytochrome c oxidase assembly protein, with product MASQPLEAQNRKTMLIAFGIAAGMLGMGYAAVPLYDLFCRVTGFGGTTQVASEADADLAARMAASAGGATYSIRFDSNTARDMPWDFTPVQRTDTVAIGQRDMAFYMARNTSDEPITGTATFNVEPEQAGRYFHKIQCFCFIEQTLQPGEEIRMPVLYYVDPAALDDRNMQGVEQITLSYTFHRIDEPTETGL from the coding sequence ATGGCCAGCCAACCTCTCGAAGCGCAAAACCGCAAGACGATGCTGATCGCCTTCGGCATCGCGGCGGGCATGCTGGGCATGGGCTATGCTGCCGTGCCGCTTTACGATCTGTTCTGCCGCGTGACGGGCTTTGGCGGCACAACGCAGGTCGCTAGCGAAGCCGATGCAGACCTTGCCGCGCGCATGGCAGCAAGCGCGGGCGGGGCGACCTATTCCATCCGGTTCGACAGCAATACGGCGCGCGACATGCCGTGGGATTTCACGCCAGTGCAGCGGACCGATACCGTCGCCATCGGCCAGCGCGACATGGCGTTCTACATGGCGCGCAACACGTCGGACGAGCCGATCACCGGCACGGCCACTTTCAATGTGGAGCCCGAACAGGCAGGCCGCTATTTCCACAAGATCCAGTGCTTCTGCTTCATCGAGCAGACGCTGCAGCCGGGCGAAGAGATCCGCATGCCCGTGCTTTATTATGTCGATCCGGCGGCGCTGGACGATCGGAACATGCAAGGGGTGGAGCAGATCACCCTCTCCTACACCTTCCACCGCATAGACGAACCCACCGAAACAGGCCTCTAA
- a CDS encoding heme o synthase, which produces MSTAAPTTTPLPAEWRDFFALTKPRVMSLVVFTGLAGLLAAPGSIHPVLGFTAVLCIAMGAGGAAALNQWWEADLDAKMKRTHQRPLPAGRMDRGDARDFGLVLSGFSVMIMGLAIHWLAAIILAISIVYYAVIYTMWLKPRTPQNIVIGGGAGAFPPLIGWIAVTGEITLMPVLLFAIIFIWTPPHFWALALFVKTDYAEAGIPMMPVVAGEKSTRRQVLAYSVLLLATAMVPWAIGETGPIYGISALVLSAIFVALSVPVGLRSSQPEDGMKPEKRLFAFSILYLFALFTALVIDRMVLA; this is translated from the coding sequence GTGTCCACCGCTGCCCCCACCACCACCCCATTGCCCGCCGAGTGGCGCGATTTCTTCGCGCTGACGAAGCCGCGGGTGATGAGCCTTGTGGTCTTCACGGGGCTTGCCGGATTGCTGGCGGCTCCCGGTAGCATCCATCCGGTGCTCGGCTTCACCGCCGTGCTGTGTATCGCGATGGGCGCAGGCGGCGCGGCGGCGCTCAACCAGTGGTGGGAAGCCGATCTCGACGCGAAGATGAAGCGCACCCACCAGCGCCCGCTGCCCGCAGGGCGGATGGATCGCGGCGATGCGCGCGATTTCGGGCTGGTACTGTCGGGCTTTTCGGTGATGATCATGGGGCTCGCCATTCACTGGCTTGCCGCGATTATCCTGGCGATCAGCATTGTCTATTACGCCGTCATCTACACTATGTGGCTCAAGCCGCGCACGCCGCAGAACATCGTCATCGGCGGCGGGGCAGGGGCCTTTCCGCCGCTGATTGGCTGGATCGCCGTCACCGGCGAAATCACGCTGATGCCGGTGCTGCTGTTCGCGATCATCTTTATCTGGACGCCGCCGCATTTCTGGGCGCTCGCCCTGTTCGTGAAGACCGATTACGCCGAGGCCGGCATTCCGATGATGCCGGTGGTCGCGGGCGAGAAGTCCACGCGCCGACAAGTGTTGGCCTATTCCGTCCTGCTTCTCGCCACAGCCATGGTGCCGTGGGCCATCGGTGAAACCGGCCCGATTTATGGCATCAGCGCGCTTGTCCTTTCCGCCATCTTCGTCGCGCTTTCGGTGCCGGTCGGCTTGCGCTCCAGCCAGCCCGAGGACGGCATGAAACCCGAAAAGCGGCTCTTCGCTTTTTCCATACTGTACCTTTTTGCCCTGTTCACTGCCCTTGTGATCGACCGTATGGTGCTGGCATGA
- a CDS encoding Rossmann fold domain-containing protein: protein MALVRIVARDLPDTPLDAAAAFHSRIVPQVRRQSGADIAVLLDHADHAHDSWRKAAIEELAREAAPCRLNAVIGPDGEACDAVCAFLDSAPGVTAQLFTTDDAA, encoded by the coding sequence ATGGCGCTGGTGCGCATCGTAGCCCGCGACCTGCCCGATACGCCGCTCGATGCCGCCGCCGCTTTCCATTCGCGCATCGTGCCGCAAGTGCGCCGCCAGTCCGGCGCCGATATAGCCGTGCTGCTCGACCATGCAGACCATGCTCATGACAGCTGGCGCAAAGCCGCCATCGAGGAGCTTGCGCGCGAGGCTGCGCCGTGCCGCCTCAACGCCGTGATAGGGCCCGATGGCGAGGCTTGCGATGCGGTATGCGCCTTCCTCGATAGCGCGCCCGGTGTAACCGCGCAGCTCTTTACGACGGATGACGCGGCATGA